Part of the Hydrogenoanaerobacterium saccharovorans genome, GTAACTTTTAGCAACTTGTTTAACGTACTGGTTCAGGCAACTCCAATTGTGCTTATAGCAATTGGGCAAACCTTTATTCTTATCACCGGCGGTATCGATCTTTCCATCGGTTCCAATATTGCATTGGCAGGTGTTGCTTGTGCAATGCTTATGAAATCCGGTGTTCCCATTCCGGCTGCAATTGCTGTTGGCGTTTTGGTCGGTGCAGTGGTGGGTATTCTAAACGGTACACTTATCACTTACGCAAAACTTCCGCCTTTTATTGTAACCATGGGTACCATGACTGCAATCCGCGGATTAGCACTCACCATTACAGAGGGTATCCCAATCAGCGGCCTTCCCGATGCGTTTAACCAGATTGGTACAGGTAAAATTTTCGGAATTCCTACTCCAATTTATATAATGGTTGTATTTGCTGTAGTATTTGGCTTTATTCTTGCCAAAACTAAGACAGGGCGTTACACTTATGCATTGGGCAGTAACTTCGATGCAGCACGTCTTTCGGGTGTAAATGCAAACATTGCACTGATTAAAGTATATATGTTCAGCGGTATCTTGGCATCGGTTGCCGGCCTCATTATGGCTGCACGTATCATCTCCGCACCTCCGTCTGCAGGTGAAGGTTACGAGCTGGATGCGGTTGCTTCCTCGGTAATCGGCGGTGCATCCACCATGGGCGGCGAAGGTACTATTATGGGTACAGTCATCGGTGCATTTATCATTTGTGTTTTAAGAAATGGTCTAAACCTCGTCGGTGTATCCCCGTTTATCCAAAAAATTGTCATCGGTCTTGTTATTATCGGCGCTGTATTCTTTGATAAAATCAAGAGAAAAGATTAATTTGCATCACTTTGTTTGCTGCAAAAACCGTATTTGGCAGGGAATGCCCCTGTTAAAATAAAAAATGACAGAGAACAAATGGAGGAAAGAAAATGAAAAAATCACTCAGAATATTGGCTCTCACATTGGCTCTTTTACTCACATTCGCAGTCGCAGGCTGCGGCAGCAAAGCTCCTGCATCATCCGCTGCTCCTTCTACCGATGCATCTGCATCCGGCGGTGAAGCTGCAAAAGAACTAACCATTACTCTGATTACTATGGACTCTATGGACGAACACTGGCTCAAAGTTAAAAAAGGTGCAGAGGATGCTGCTGCTGAATTGGGCAACATCAAACTGAACTTTGACGCTCCTCAAACCAAAGTTGACGCAACCGTACAGGCTCAGCTGGTTGAGAACGCAATCACCAACAAATCCGATGCGATTATGCTTGCTCCTCTCGACAAAGAGGCTCTCAAACCTGCAGTTGAAAAAGCAAAAGATGCAGGTATCCC contains:
- a CDS encoding ABC transporter permease; its protein translation is MSNATATKGKLVLSKNTKQLLSTLSGLVILIIVFGLFNSNFVTFSNLFNVLVQATPIVLIAIGQTFILITGGIDLSIGSNIALAGVACAMLMKSGVPIPAAIAVGVLVGAVVGILNGTLITYAKLPPFIVTMGTMTAIRGLALTITEGIPISGLPDAFNQIGTGKIFGIPTPIYIMVVFAVVFGFILAKTKTGRYTYALGSNFDAARLSGVNANIALIKVYMFSGILASVAGLIMAARIISAPPSAGEGYELDAVASSVIGGASTMGGEGTIMGTVIGAFIICVLRNGLNLVGVSPFIQKIVIGLVIIGAVFFDKIKRKD